Proteins encoded within one genomic window of Sphingomonas sp. NBWT7:
- a CDS encoding MFS transporter: MTASTLAPGSHAAERDARLVNAREKKIAPGEIAIGVIIGRTSEFFDFFVYALASVLVFPKLIFPYVDALTGTLYAFAVFALAFIGRPFGTLLFMWIDRVHGRGTKLVLALFLLGGSTMAIALLPSYAQVGTLSAILLGLFRFGQGMALGGAWDGLPSLLSLNAPEEKRGWYAMIPQLGAPLGLLLAVALFAYFLTILSPQDFLSWGWRYPFFVVLAINVVALFARLRLVATPEFTRLFESRELQPSPAFATLFREWRTILLGALAPLASFALFHLVTVFPLSWVTLFAKEDPVRFLGIEAAGAVIGILSILASGLIADRVGRRAVLGVSAVMIAVYSGFAPRLLDSGGLGEAIYMLGGFVLLGLAFGQSSGVVNSAFPAETRYTGAAIVANSAWLLGAGFAPLVALFVASRFGLWSVGVYLLSGAVCTLGALAINKEWARKAA; this comes from the coding sequence GCTTCGACACTGGCACCTGGCTCCCATGCGGCCGAACGCGACGCGCGGCTCGTCAACGCGCGCGAGAAGAAGATCGCTCCCGGCGAGATCGCGATCGGCGTGATCATCGGGCGGACGTCGGAATTCTTCGATTTCTTCGTCTACGCGCTCGCCTCGGTGCTGGTCTTCCCCAAGCTCATCTTCCCCTACGTCGATGCGCTGACGGGCACGCTCTACGCCTTCGCCGTCTTCGCGCTGGCCTTTATCGGCCGCCCGTTCGGCACCTTGCTATTCATGTGGATCGATCGCGTTCACGGGCGCGGGACCAAGCTGGTGCTGGCGCTGTTCCTGCTCGGCGGATCGACGATGGCGATCGCGCTGCTGCCCAGTTACGCGCAGGTCGGCACGCTGTCGGCGATCCTCCTCGGGCTGTTCCGCTTCGGCCAGGGCATGGCGCTCGGCGGCGCGTGGGACGGGCTGCCGTCGCTCCTGTCGCTCAATGCGCCGGAGGAGAAGCGCGGCTGGTACGCAATGATCCCGCAGCTCGGCGCGCCGCTCGGGCTGCTGCTGGCGGTCGCGTTGTTCGCCTATTTCCTGACGATCCTGTCACCGCAGGATTTCCTCAGCTGGGGCTGGCGTTACCCGTTCTTCGTCGTCCTCGCGATCAACGTCGTCGCGCTGTTTGCGCGGCTGCGGCTCGTCGCCACGCCCGAGTTCACCCGGCTGTTCGAGAGCCGCGAGTTGCAGCCGTCGCCCGCGTTCGCGACGCTGTTTCGCGAATGGCGCACGATCCTGCTCGGCGCGCTCGCCCCGCTCGCCAGCTTCGCGCTGTTCCACCTCGTCACCGTCTTCCCGCTGTCCTGGGTGACGCTTTTCGCGAAGGAAGATCCGGTCCGTTTCCTCGGGATCGAGGCGGCGGGCGCGGTGATCGGCATCCTGTCGATCCTTGCGTCGGGGCTGATTGCTGATCGCGTCGGGCGGCGCGCGGTGCTCGGCGTGTCGGCGGTGATGATCGCGGTCTACAGCGGCTTCGCGCCGCGGCTCCTCGATTCGGGTGGGCTGGGCGAGGCGATCTACATGCTCGGCGGCTTCGTCCTGCTCGGCCTCGCCTTCGGCCAGTCGTCGGGGGTGGTGAACAGCGCCTTCCCGGCGGAGACGCGCTACACCGGCGCCGCGATCGTCGCCAATTCGGCGTGGTTGCTCGGCGCCGGCTTCGCGCCGCTCGTCGCACTGTTCGTCGCCAGCCGCTTCGGCCTGTGGTCGGTCGGCGTCTATCTGCTGTCGGGCGCGGTGTGCACGCTGGGCGCTTTGGCGATCAACAAGGAATGGGCGCGCAAGGCGGCGTAG